In the Arachis hypogaea cultivar Tifrunner chromosome 20, arahy.Tifrunner.gnm2.J5K5, whole genome shotgun sequence genome, TGATGAGAGATAACCCAAACCGTCTTTATCGTTTGGACGGAGTTGCCCATATTGCTGGTGTCATCAATGAAGAGGTTAGTGTATacattttctttcaaaaatagtattaaatgttttattttaatgttttttCGTCTCTTTTAACGCTAGTCATTATTACAATTATTAAACTAGATAGAGTGGTTAAATTAGTGGCTTAATAATCTCTAGAGGTTTGGCCGAGTAAGTTCGAATTTGGATAGTGGTTACAAATAAGTAGAAAAATATGAGTAGTGAAGATAATGTGTAGTGAAACTTAGTTAGAGTAAGAGTAGTCAATGGAATTGATTTTGTGATTTgggttattaataaaaatattttattagtattaaacTTATTTTTATGTGGCCTAGTTTgttgaatatatattttattttgtgtttgtaCCCGTAAAATTATTTGGTTGCATTTATGGCATTATTTGGTTGCATTTATAGCATCATTTGGATTAAGAGATGCATTAGTCGATAttgttatgtatatatgttttgaTGTGTTCGTCAGAGACAATTTGTTGTGTTGTTTATGTAGCCTAACCGATGTATCGGTAGCATGAAACGACAGCAAGGTATGCGCCTGGATGAGAGAATCATTCTGTACTTGCGGATGGCCGGTTTATACTATCTTATGAGGTTGAACGAGACTTGGTTTAGGTTGGATGAGCCGTTGGTGAGTGCATTTATGGAAAAATGGCGTCTGGAGACACACACATTTCATATGTCATTCGGGGAGTGCACGATTACACtgcaggacgtggcgtaccagtTAGGGCATGACAGCATGGATAATGAAGTGCCTAGAAATATTCACAGTCACATGTTTGTGCCCTGAGTGACATTCTATAACTACCAAGTGAGAATGACTTAATAGGCGTGGTATCGGCGACAGTGAACTCAAAATTATTCCTGTCATACAAAGTCGTTATGAAACACCTTGACGCCATCAAATTAGTCTCTATAGCCTTCACCAGATACTGACTAAACTGCTGTCTGGTTCCCAACTGGGCCTTTGTCTCTCTCCCCTTGCGAACAAACAGCTCGGCCAACCTCCCGTACATGGACTTCACCAGTGAAAGAACAGGAAGGTTCCTCACTCCATTCAGTattgagttcacacactcagaGATATTCATCATCATATATCCGAATTTCCTCCTTTCATCCCAATGCTAAGTCTACATTGCATACTCAATCTTGTTAGCCCAATCACACATGGCAGGGTCTTCAATTCATAGAATATCAAACTAGTAATCAAATTCAACCTCAGTCTTGGCATATGCCACGTTCACCAGAAGCCTACGTGCATCCTTGCCCTTAAAGTCAGGACAAAATTTGCGGCCacatgtcgaatgcagaatgcacggtatgcAGCAGGTGGTAGCCAACCTCCGTCGGGAGCCTCAAGTGCGGCCTTGATACCGTTGTGCCGATCCGATATCACTAGAATACTCAGCTGCAGAGTGACGTGATGGAGGAGATGGGATAGAAAAAATGACCATGACTCAGCATTTTCACCCTCCATAAGTGCAAATGCAACAGGCAggatgttggagttcccgtcctgagCAATCGCAACGAGTAATGTACCCCCGTATTTTCCATATAAGTGGGTCCCATCATTACTCACCAACGGCTTGCAATATCGGAAGGCCTCAATACATGGTGGAAATGTCCAAAAAAGCCGATGAAAATAGGCATGCGACTGATCCACCTGCCCACCAACTCGCACGGGACTGGTCCTCAACACTGCAATACTACCCGGCATCGTCATCTGCACACCTAGTACCCATCGTGGCAACTCattgtatgactcatcccaatCTCCGTATATTTGTGCCACGACCTTCTACTTATCCAACCAAATCTTCCTATAAGTCGGTCTAAAACCGAAATGTGCTGCTATTGCATTCAGCAGTACCTTGATACACACGGTAGCATCAACTCTAACCACAGGCAGTATAAATGCCGAGATCACTTGATAATCAAGACTCTTACGATCACTCGATATTGATGTGGCCAAACAAGTATGAGGTCTATTGTACTGTTTTACTTCCCAAATACCTCTATGCTAGTAGAGATTGATCCGAAACAACCATGCCCACCCGTTACCAAATTCCTTATAGTTTCCATAGTACTTATGATAATCAGACTCCACCACTTTGTACTGAACCCTACGTCAGATGCTATAGGTCTTCACGCTTAACACAACCTTCTCTTTATCCTGAAACTGCTGACCAACCTAAAACTCCGCTAGTCCTCCAGTATCTTGTGTATCTTTGGAACCAAATCCAATAGGTTTgcggtgcacgaaatcgtgattgttcattccttggtaacggcgccaaaaaattaatacgcacattcataatctcaattctttttcacaactt is a window encoding:
- the LOC112785554 gene encoding uncharacterized protein produces the protein MPGSIAVLRTSPVRVGGQVDQSHAYFHRLFWTFPPCIEAFRYCKPLVSNDGTHLYGKYGGTLLVAIAQDGNSNILPVAFALMEGENAESWSFFLSHLLHHVTLQLSILVISDRHNGIKAALEAPDGGWLPPAAYRAFCIRHVAANFVLTLRARMHVGFW